In Carya illinoinensis cultivar Pawnee chromosome 9, C.illinoinensisPawnee_v1, whole genome shotgun sequence, the following are encoded in one genomic region:
- the LOC122275253 gene encoding protein ROOT PRIMORDIUM DEFECTIVE 1 produces the protein MRVLDRYRLTILQFTPFTLPFTWPQKLKFGPFNSFTQKRFKKPVISARTRLEDRVRDPKLDKLVTSIKKLRTIFNLLELMLQRKRGPFVSVQLMSRWRNIVGLNIAFGGFIKKYPHVFELFTHPIRRNLCCRIRQKVRVLIREEENAVKECELEAVCRVKKLLMMSVSGTVRLHALRLVRTELGLPRDFRDSILAKYSADFRLIGLEVVGLVCRDENSGVAQVETWREKEYREKWLSEFETKYAFPINFPTGFKIEAGVRDKLKNWQRLPYLKPYERKEVVRVRTCGGMERFKKRAVGILHELLSLTVEKMVEVDRLAHFRRDFAMEVNVRELLLEHPGIFYISTKGNLQMVFLREAYCKGYLIEPNPIYVVRRKMLDLVLQGCRSTGEFVAEKEVKEANDSLVCRADGEGERDGDWVIPIVESL, from the coding sequence ATGAGGGTCTTAGATAGGTACAGGCTCACCATCTTGCAATTTACGCCATTTACTCTGCCTTTCACGTGGCCGCAAAAGCTCAAATTTGGTCCATTCAATTCTTTCACTCAGAAGAGGTTCAAGAAACCAGTAATCTCTGCCCGAACTCGCTTGGAGGACCGAGTCAGGGACCCCAAACTTGACAAGCTCGTCACCTCCATAAAAAAACTCAGAACCATCTTCAACCTGCTTGAGCTAATGTTGCAAAGAAAACGCGGTCCCTTCGTTTCCGTACAGTTGATGTCCCGGTGGAGGAACATCGTTGGACTAAACATCGCCTTCGGcggttttattaaaaaatacccaCACGTGTTTGAGCTGTTTACGCATCCAATTAGGAGGAATTTATGCTGCAGGATTAGGCAAAAGGTAAGAGTTTTGATCAGGGAGGAAGAGAATGCTGTTAAAGAATGTGAGTTGGAAGCAGTATGCCGCGTGAAGAAGTTGTTAATGATGTCGGTCAGTGGCACTGTTCGTCTTCATGCTTTGAGGTTGGTAAGGACGGAATTGGGTTTGCCCCGGGATTTTCGTGACTCGATTCTTGCAAAGTATTCGGCTGATTTTAGATTAATTGGTTTGGAGGTAGTGGGATTGGTTTGCAGGGATGAGAATTCGGGAGTTGCCCAAGTTGAGACCTGGAGGGAGAAAGAGTATAGAGAGAAGTGGTTGAGTGAGTTCGAGACCAAATACGCATTTCCTATTAATTTCCCGACTGGGTTTAAGATCGAGGCAGGCGTTAGAGACAAGTTGAAGAATTGGCAAAGGCTACCGTATTTGAAGCCGTATGAGAGGAAAGAGGTAGTTCGGGTTCGAACTTGTGGAGGGATGGAGCGGTTTAAGAAGAGGGCAGTCGGAATTCTTCATGAGTTATTGAGCTTGACGGTGGAGAAAATGGTTGAAGTTGATCGCTTAGCTCATTTCCGAAGGGATTTTGCCATGGAAGTTAATGTGCGCGAACTACTTCTTGAGCATCCTGGAATTTTTTACATATCGACGAAAGGGAATCTACAAATGGTTTTTCTTAGAGAAGCATATTGCAAAGGATATCTGATTGAGCCCAACCCAATATATGTTGTTCGAAGGAAGATGTTGGACCTTGTCTTGCAAGGGTGTCGAAGTACTGGAGAATTTGTCGCTGAGAAGGAAGTCAAGGAGGCTAATGATTCTTTAGTCTGTAGAGCTGATGGTGAAGGTGAGAGAGACGGAGACTGGGTTATTCCAATTGTGGAGAGTCTTTGA